The sequence GAGAAGTCTATTGGCAAGTTCCAAAGAAAAACGGTAAAACATTACTGGCTATCGGTGGTTTAGCTTACGCCATGTATGGTGAAGGCGAAAAAGGAGCAGATTGTTATTGTTGTGCTTCCAACTTTGAACAAGCACAAGCTGCTGCTAGTCCTTTTGCACAAACCATAATGAATAATGATTCACTTTATAACTGTAGTCAAATTTTTAAAGGCCAAAAAGGCGCAATATCAAGTGCGATTTATCGTTACACCATCGAGGGAATAGCTTATGAAAATAAGTTCATTGTAATGTCAAAAAATATCGCATCAATTGAGGGTTCAAATCCTCACTTTGTTTTAAATGATGAGCTTCATATTCAAAAAAATATGGAACAATACGATAACTTTAAATCTGCACAGATAAATCGTGATGAACCTATCATGTTTAATATTAGTACAGCTGGTAAAGGTTCAACAAGTGTTGGTATGCGAATCTATAAAGAAGCAAAAGACACACTTAAAAATGATGACGATGATACTAAATTGGTTTTAATCTATGAACCAGATAAAGGATATGATTGGGAAGATCGTAACGTTTGGCAAATGGTTAACCCAAACATTGGCGTGTCTGTTTCTATGGAAGCATTGGAAAGTGCTTTTATTTCAGCTAACAAATCAAGTAATAGTAAAGGTGAGTTTTTAGCGAAGCATTTAGATGTATTTGTTAACTCGTCTGAAAATTATTTTGATAACGAACAAGTGGAACCATGTTTGGTAAGTACCGCAGAATTGGGAAATTTGGAAGGTGAATCTTGTTGGATGGGATTGGACCTTTCAAAAATCAACGATTTAACATGTGTCAATTTAAATTTTCCAGTTATTGACGATGAAGGAAAGGCTTTTCTAAAAGTTAAGCAAATGTATTTCATTCCAGATGATAACTTGGAGGAACGAGAAGCAGCGGACAATGTTCCGTATGGTGAATTAGCTGAAAAAGGTTTTGTCATGTTATGTGATGGGAAAATGATTGACCAAAATATGGTTCTAGAATACATCAAAGAATGTATGGAATTGTACGACATTCAACAAATAAATTATGATCCAGCGATGGCAGCTACTTTAATTGATAAATGCGAAAACTTAGGTATTGATTGTTTTTCAGTTGCACAATATCCAAATGTGGTGAATGCACCAATTGATGATTCGGAAATATTATTTTATAAGCAACGGATAAAGACAGACAATCCGCTGTTTATTTATTGTACCTTGAATGTAATTATGGGGCGTAATTTTAATGGGATGAAAGCTGCAAGTAAGAATAAATCAGAAAAGAAAATTGATGGCTATATTGCTTTTGTAATTGCCCATAAAGAAACCATGATGCAGATGGAAGATATTGATTTAGATAATATGGATGACTATTTAGATGAATTGTATCGGTAAAACCGAACAATAAATTATGGCCAAAAAAATTAATGTGTCAATAACCGAACAATAAATTTAGGGAGGAGGTGAAATTAATTGGGTTTACGAGATAGCTTCTCAAATTATTTAATGAAAAAAGTTGAACAACGTGGTTGGTTTGAAGATATGTTTGGAAATTCAATTCGATATAGTGGTCGCATTGTTAACGATGAATCTATTTTGGAATCAAGTGATGTTTATGAATTGATGCAAGATATTTCAAATCAAGTTGCCCTTGCTGAACCAGTTGTAATTGGTCCAGATGGCAACGAAGTTCCTAATCATTTTCTATTAAAAATATTGCGGAATCCAAATAATTATTTAACAGGTCATGAATTCGCAAAGTTGGAAACAAATGCTCTATTAATTAATGGTGAAAATTTTCCAATCTTAGATGGTGATAATTTACATTTAGCCACAAACGTTTATACCGAATTGGATGATAATTTAATTGAACATTTTAAAATAAATGGTCAAGCAGTGCCAGGGCATAAGATCCGACATGTAAAAAATATGGGAGTAAATGCACAACAAGGTGTGGGTATTTTACAGCTTGCAAAAAACACATTATCAGGCGTTATGAGCGCCGAAAAAGTTTTGACGGATAAATACACAAAAGGTGGTTTACTAGCTTTTATGCTTAAACTAGATGCCCACATAAACCCGTCTAATGGAGCGCAATCAAAACTAGTTAAAAAAATATTGAATCAGTTAGAATCCATTGATGATTCTAATTCTGTCAAGATGATTCCGCTTGGTAAAGGATACAATATTGACATTTTAAAAAGCCCTGTAGATGATGCAGTGATATTAAATTATTTGGGAGTATACAAAAAAGATTTAGGGAAATTTTTAGGAATCAACGTAGACACTTACCAATCATTGATGAAGAGTGACCTTGAAAAAGCGATGATGTATCTACACAACAAATCAATTAAACCAATATTAAAAAACAAGAGCGAGCATTACTCGGCTCTTTTTTTTGACCCAAAAAGTGGATATCGAGTGGAATGGAAAATCAATATCCTTGATTTTGTTCCTTATTCAGTTAAAACAAATATCGCATATAACATTGTTAGAACTGGTATTACAAGCCCAGATATTGTTGCTGATGAGTTTCTTGGATTGCCAAAACAAAATACACCACAATCACAAGCGATTTATATCTCAAATGATTTATCGAAAATCGGAGAGAAGAACGCTACGGATGATTCGTTGAAGGGAGGTGAAAATAATGCCAAAACAGATGATGCGGACGTTTGATATTTCAGAATTGAAAACACGTAGTTTAGAAGAAGGTTCTAATTCCATCACATTAGGTGGTTATGCTGCCATGTTCAATTCTCGAACAACTTTGTGGGAAGGGTTTGACGAAATTATTGTACCCAATGCATTTTCAAAGACGTTATCAGAACAAGGGGATGTCCGTTGTTTATTTAATCACGATTGGTCTAAAGTTCTTGGTCGTACAAAGTCTGGAACGTTAAGACTATTTGAAGATGAACGTGGTTTGAAGTTTGAAGTAGATATTCCGAATAATTCATATGCCAATGACTTAGTTGAATCGATGGAACGTGGTGACATCAATCAATGTAGCTTTGGTTTTTTTATTACAAAAGAAGAACTTGATTGGGATTCTGACCCAGTATTGCGAACCATTTTAGAAGTTGAATTATATGAGGTTTCGATTGTATCGATTCCAGCTTATGACGATACAGAAGCGGCAGTAATGCGTGGGAAACAAGATAAAAATGCAATTGAAACACGATTAAAACTAATAAAAAAAATTAAGGGAGTTTTGCCAAATGAATAAAAAATTATTAGCACAAATGAAAGCTCGTAGCGAAAAACGACTAGGAGAATTACGTACTAAATTAGAAAAAAATGAAATTCGTGAAGATGACATTGCAGCAGTTGAAGAAGAAGTGACAACATTAGTAGAGGAAGTTCAAGCATTGGCAGATGAAATTGCTAATTTGGATGATACTACTGATGATAATGAAGACACGACTACCGAAGATAATACAACAGATGAAAACGATGATGCAACACGTGATGATGAAAATGATTCAGCTGAAAATCGTTCTGGAATGTTAACGCCTGAACAACGTAGTCGCATTAATGCAAACATTGCAGAAGGTTTAAATGCTCGTGGTCATCAAAGAGATGAAAATAAAAATAAACAAATACGTTCAGCGTTTGCAAAATTTGTTGTGGGTCAAATTGATGAAACAGAAGCTCGTTCACTTGGTATCGTAACTGGTAACGGTTCGGTAACTGTTCCAGAAATTATTGCTAGTGAAATCATTACCTATGCACAAGAAGAAAATTTATTACGAAAATACGGCACTGTTGTAAAAACTGCTGGGGATGTTAAGTATCCATTCCTAGTTAAAAAAGCAGAGGCAAACGTTAATAAAAAAGAACGTGGTGCTGAAATTAAAGAGACTGATATCGAATTTGATGAAGTTGCTCTTGATCCAGCTGAATTTGATGCATTGGCAACTGTTACAAAAAAATTATTAAAAATGACTGGCGCACCTATTGAAGATATCGTAATCGAAGAATTGAAAAAAGCTTACGTGCGTAAAGAAATTAACTACATGTTTAATGGTGATGATTCAGGAAATGAAAACCCAGGAGCATTAGCTAAAAAAGCAGTTGAATTTACACCGTCAATTGCAGTAGATTTAACAGCTGCAGATGCAGGACAAAAAATGTATGATGCATTGATTGAATTCAAAAACACACCAGTTACAGAAGTAATGAAAAAAGGTCGTTTTATCATTAATCGTGCTGCTTTAACTGTAATTGAAAAAATGAAAACAACCGATGGGTTCCCATTATTACGTCCTATGACACAAGCGGAAAGTGGTATTGGTGGAACATTAGTTGGTTATCCAGTTGAATTTACTGATGCAGCAGATAAAAAGGGCGAACCAGATACGCCAATCTTATACTTTGGTGATTTTTCAGCATTTAAAATTCAAGATGTCATTGGTGCTATGGAAATTCAAAAATTAATTGAGAAATTTAGCGGAACAAATAAAGTTGGTTTCCAAATCTACAATTTATTAGATGGTCAATTGATTTATTCACCGTTTGAACCAGCTGTTTACAAATATGAAATTAAAAAAGTAACGCCACCATCTGGCGGTGAATAATTATGGATAACTTAGTTAAGAAACTAAAATCCCATATTCAATTTGAAGAAGGCATGGATGATTCTATGCTTTCTTTTTATCTTGAACAAGGTCAAAAATATGTGCAAAAAGCAACTGGTAAACAAAGTGAATACTTGGTTATCATGTGTGCTGGTATTTTTTATGACTATCGAGTTGCAGAAAAAGAACTTGATGAAGCTTTAAATGCAATGACACCATTTTTTATTTTGGAGGTATACGATGCCGAAGAGACTGACGAATAAAAAGAAATGGAAAGCTGATTTATTAATTTTAAATGATGATGAAGTGGATGAAGATGACCGTCCAATTATTGCATATAAATTTAAGAGAGTAGTTTTTTATAACTCTTTGGGTATTACATCAACTGAAAAATATCAATCGAGACAAGATAAGCGTGAGGTTGTTAAACGAATCAAAATATCAATGGATCGTTCGATTACAGAAACGAGAAATAGAATTAAAATTTTAGACGTTGTTTATCAAATTACACGTATATTTTGGAATGAAGATGACCACGAAATGGAGTTGAGCTTGGCACATGTCGATTAATTTAAAAGAGTTGGTTTCTATTCTGAAAAAAACACCCTACAAAGTCTATCGGGATTATGCTCCTACAACTGCTGTTTATCCCTATATTGTTTATTCATTTATTGGTGAGTCAGAAAAAAGAGCCAGTAATCGAATATTTAGGTCATTACCGCTGTATCAAATTTCTTTATTTACCAGTGGAAAAGAAAATGATTTGAAACCAATACGTTCAATATTAAATGAATATTGTATCCCTTTTAGTCCGTTTGGTTCAATCCAAGGTGATGAAAATGATGCGACTATTACAAATTTTTATACAAATGTGAGGTGTGTTGAAAATGCCGACTAATCAGAATGGATTTGAGGAAATGTCTGGAAAACTTGGAGAATTAGCAAAGGTATCGAAAAAAGTAACTCTTGAATCTTTAGAAGAAGCTGCAAATTTTTATGTTTCCAAGTTACTTCCTGTAATTCCTAAATCATTGTTAAAGAAAAAACACATGATAGATCACATCAAGGTAACCCTTGAAAATGAACAAGTGACGGTCACTTTTGAAGGGACTGCTTTTTATTGGAGGTTTGCTGAAAATGGAACGAAACAACAAAAAGCACAACACTTTGCAGCGAGTACATGGGAACAAAATCAAAAACAAATTGAAAATATTATGACTGAAAAAATTATTAAGGAAATGGAAGGGTGATTATTGATGAGTAACAAAGTTCTTTATTTTGAGGGAATTGATGATATTTTAATTAATTTCATGACAACGCCTGATACACCGACAAGTGCGCCAGTTTATGATAAAGAAATTTATCGTTTGCCGATTGCTACTAAATTAGGTGTTAAAGGAAATGGTTCAGTTTTAGAAAAATGGGCATCAAGTAAATTATTTAGACGAGTTGGACGTCAAACTAAACATGAATTGTCATTAGATCACGTAGGTATGCCTATTGAAATATTAGATAAAATGAATGATTTAATCGCTACAAAAGGTGTTGTATTTAATACAAGTAAAGCTAAGGAACTTCCTTACTTTGCTTTTGGATTTGTTGGAAGAATTGAAGGTGGCGAGCGGATGGCTGTATGGTATCCAAAAGTTCAGTTGTCGAATACAGTTGATTCTGAATATACTACAGCCGAAGAGGAAACCGAAATTAAAGATGTAAGTGCAGCATTTGTGGCGGTTGGATTACTTTATAATGATGTTATTAATTCGGCTTTTGATTCAACACGTGAAAGTGCTAATCTAATCACACTAGAAAAATTTATTACAACTCCAATTTTTGAAGAAGCACAATTAGAAGAAGTGCCACCAACTGGGAAACTTAAGGAGGACAAGAAAAATGGCTAAATTATCTGATTACGGTATAAAATTAGATGATATTGATTCGAGTGAAAAAGTAAAAATTCGTGGTCAATTTTTCCCTGTAGATTTTCATATGGAATCTATGGAATATATTGCGGATGTGTATGATGATGATTATTCAAAATTTGAAAAAGATACAAACGATATGCTAAAACGTTTAGATGGCGAATTAACTTCAAGTAAATTAACTGCTAATGATCTAAAAATTATGCGTAGTTTAATATTCGCAATGCTGAAAACAGGTGGATTAGAAGAAGACTGTGAGACAGTTAGCAAATTGGTTGGAGTTGGTAATGATATGCTTGAAATATATTCAGTTTGTATGAAAATTTTCTCAAATAATAATTTCCAAGTTGGTGACCTAAAAAAATCCAAGAAGCCACAAGATTTTCAGAGAAGCAACAAAAAAAATCAAATCAAGAATCCCAAGAAGTAGGTACTCCTTGGGATTTTTATTTATATGTTGCAATAACCTTGTTAGGTTGGGATGTTGATTTTTTATTAAAATCAACTCCAAACTTGTGGCTTAAAAGTTATATCCATTGGCTAAATGCTAATACCGATTTTAATGACAAACAACCAGAAACAATGTCGATAAGTCAAAGTCCTTTTTGGTAAAAGTGAGGTGAGAAAATGGGAAAAAAAGAATCAGATGTAGTCCTTAATTTTAAGATGGACGGTCAAGTACAATATGCAACTACCCTAAAAGAAATCAACGGAGTAATGAACACTGCTGCCAAAGAGTATAAAACTCAAATTTCAGCAATGGGGCAAGATGCAAGCGAAACTGCTAAGTTAACTGCAGCTAAAAAGAAACTTGAAATACAACTCGAAGGTGCTGAAAAACGTACTGAAATGTTGCGGAAAGAATACGAGGAATCTGTAAAAGAAACTGGTGAATATTCAAAAGAATCTCAAAAACTTTATAAAGCTTTACTCGATAGTGAAACAGGAGAGAATAAGTTAAAAAGTGCTTTAGAGGACACGAACGAAGCCTTGAAAAAACAAGGTGATGTTTCTGTTTCAACAGCTGAAAAAATTAAAAAAATTGAAGAAGCTGGCGAAAAAGTAAAAGGTGTAGGTAAAGGGATGTCAGTGGCTCTAACTGCTCCTATATTAGCAATAGGAGCAGCCTCATTGTCTGCATTTAAAGAGTTAGATAATTCACTAGACAGTATAACTACAGCGACAGGTGCCAGAGGAGATCAATTAGATTCGTTACAAGAAAGTTTTAAAAATGTAGTTAACGTAATTCCTGCCGAGATGGAGGATATATCTACTGGAATTGGGGAAGTTAATACTCAATTTGGGTTAATGGGAGATGAACTAGAAGGAACTACTGAACGAATGCTTAAGTTTTCTGAAATTAATGAATCTGATGTATCTCAATCTACAATTAATGCAAAAAAATCTGTAGATTTGTTCAGATTATCGGTAAAAGACGTTCCAATGGTACTAGACGTTATGAGTAAAACAAGTCAAGATACTGGTGTAAGTGTGGATCAATTATTTGATGCTGTAAATAAAGGGGCACCTCAACTTAAAAATATGGGGTTAGGTTTTGCAGAATCAACTACATTAATTGGTCAAATGGAAAAAGCAGGTATTGATTCTGCTGGTGCTATTGGATATTTAGCTAAGGCTAATGTTAATTATGCTAAAGATGGTAAAACGATGCAGGATGGCTTGAATGGTACGATAGAATCTATTAGAAGTGCAACTAATGAACAGGATAAGTTAACTGTGGCTAGTGAAGTATTTGGAGCAAAAGCAGCGCCTAAAATGGTTGAAGCTATTGATAGTGGTGCATTAAGTATGGATGGATTAGGTAATTCAGCAGCTAATGCTGCTGGTACTGTGGACCAAACATTTACCGCTATTTTAGACCCTATCGACCAGGCAAAACTAGCTCAAAATCAAATGAAAGTAGGGATGGGAGAGTTAGGTGAACAGGTTCAAATAGCTCTTTTACCTACATTTGAAGCTGCGAGTAAGGCTATATCATCTTTGACTGAATGGTTTCGTGGATTATCTGATGAACAGAAACAAAC comes from Carnobacterium divergens and encodes:
- a CDS encoding head-tail connector protein — encoded protein: MDNLVKKLKSHIQFEEGMDDSMLSFYLEQGQKYVQKATGKQSEYLVIMCAGIFYDYRVAEKELDEALNAMTPFFILEVYDAEETDE
- a CDS encoding HK97-gp10 family putative phage morphogenesis protein, with translation MPTNQNGFEEMSGKLGELAKVSKKVTLESLEEAANFYVSKLLPVIPKSLLKKKHMIDHIKVTLENEQVTVTFEGTAFYWRFAENGTKQQKAQHFAASTWEQNQKQIENIMTEKIIKEMEG
- a CDS encoding phage portal protein, translated to MGLRDSFSNYLMKKVEQRGWFEDMFGNSIRYSGRIVNDESILESSDVYELMQDISNQVALAEPVVIGPDGNEVPNHFLLKILRNPNNYLTGHEFAKLETNALLINGENFPILDGDNLHLATNVYTELDDNLIEHFKINGQAVPGHKIRHVKNMGVNAQQGVGILQLAKNTLSGVMSAEKVLTDKYTKGGLLAFMLKLDAHINPSNGAQSKLVKKILNQLESIDDSNSVKMIPLGKGYNIDILKSPVDDAVILNYLGVYKKDLGKFLGINVDTYQSLMKSDLEKAMMYLHNKSIKPILKNKSEHYSALFFDPKSGYRVEWKINILDFVPYSVKTNIAYNIVRTGITSPDIVADEFLGLPKQNTPQSQAIYISNDLSKIGEKNATDDSLKGGENNAKTDDADV
- a CDS encoding HK97 family phage prohead protease codes for the protein MPKQMMRTFDISELKTRSLEEGSNSITLGGYAAMFNSRTTLWEGFDEIIVPNAFSKTLSEQGDVRCLFNHDWSKVLGRTKSGTLRLFEDERGLKFEVDIPNNSYANDLVESMERGDINQCSFGFFITKEELDWDSDPVLRTILEVELYEVSIVSIPAYDDTEAAVMRGKQDKNAIETRLKLIKKIKGVLPNE
- a CDS encoding major tail protein produces the protein MMSNKVLYFEGIDDILINFMTTPDTPTSAPVYDKEIYRLPIATKLGVKGNGSVLEKWASSKLFRRVGRQTKHELSLDHVGMPIEILDKMNDLIATKGVVFNTSKAKELPYFAFGFVGRIEGGERMAVWYPKVQLSNTVDSEYTTAEEETEIKDVSAAFVAVGLLYNDVINSAFDSTRESANLITLEKFITTPIFEEAQLEEVPPTGKLKEDKKNG
- a CDS encoding phage major capsid protein encodes the protein MNKKLLAQMKARSEKRLGELRTKLEKNEIREDDIAAVEEEVTTLVEEVQALADEIANLDDTTDDNEDTTTEDNTTDENDDATRDDENDSAENRSGMLTPEQRSRINANIAEGLNARGHQRDENKNKQIRSAFAKFVVGQIDETEARSLGIVTGNGSVTVPEIIASEIITYAQEENLLRKYGTVVKTAGDVKYPFLVKKAEANVNKKERGAEIKETDIEFDEVALDPAEFDALATVTKKLLKMTGAPIEDIVIEELKKAYVRKEINYMFNGDDSGNENPGALAKKAVEFTPSIAVDLTAADAGQKMYDALIEFKNTPVTEVMKKGRFIINRAALTVIEKMKTTDGFPLLRPMTQAESGIGGTLVGYPVEFTDAADKKGEPDTPILYFGDFSAFKIQDVIGAMEIQKLIEKFSGTNKVGFQIYNLLDGQLIYSPFEPAVYKYEIKKVTPPSGGE
- a CDS encoding terminase large subunit, whose product is MIERGVNYADQYAKMVTKNPKKHSKTIKDAVKRYKKWKKRKDIWFDVDKANEAMDFMESYIRHIKGSLAGEYLVLEPWQKFGYSQLYGWQKYNEHGKAVRVIREVYWQVPKKNGKTLLAIGGLAYAMYGEGEKGADCYCCASNFEQAQAAASPFAQTIMNNDSLYNCSQIFKGQKGAISSAIYRYTIEGIAYENKFIVMSKNIASIEGSNPHFVLNDELHIQKNMEQYDNFKSAQINRDEPIMFNISTAGKGSTSVGMRIYKEAKDTLKNDDDDTKLVLIYEPDKGYDWEDRNVWQMVNPNIGVSVSMEALESAFISANKSSNSKGEFLAKHLDVFVNSSENYFDNEQVEPCLVSTAELGNLEGESCWMGLDLSKINDLTCVNLNFPVIDDEGKAFLKVKQMYFIPDDNLEEREAADNVPYGELAEKGFVMLCDGKMIDQNMVLEYIKECMELYDIQQINYDPAMAATLIDKCENLGIDCFSVAQYPNVVNAPIDDSEILFYKQRIKTDNPLFIYCTLNVIMGRNFNGMKAASKNKSEKKIDGYIAFVIAHKETMMQMEDIDLDNMDDYLDELYR
- a CDS encoding phage head-tail joining protein — encoded protein: MPKRLTNKKKWKADLLILNDDEVDEDDRPIIAYKFKRVVFYNSLGITSTEKYQSRQDKREVVKRIKISMDRSITETRNRIKILDVVYQITRIFWNEDDHEMELSLAHVD
- a CDS encoding phage tail tape measure protein → MGKKESDVVLNFKMDGQVQYATTLKEINGVMNTAAKEYKTQISAMGQDASETAKLTAAKKKLEIQLEGAEKRTEMLRKEYEESVKETGEYSKESQKLYKALLDSETGENKLKSALEDTNEALKKQGDVSVSTAEKIKKIEEAGEKVKGVGKGMSVALTAPILAIGAASLSAFKELDNSLDSITTATGARGDQLDSLQESFKNVVNVIPAEMEDISTGIGEVNTQFGLMGDELEGTTERMLKFSEINESDVSQSTINAKKSVDLFRLSVKDVPMVLDVMSKTSQDTGVSVDQLFDAVNKGAPQLKNMGLGFAESTTLIGQMEKAGIDSAGAIGYLAKANVNYAKDGKTMQDGLNGTIESIRSATNEQDKLTVASEVFGAKAAPKMVEAIDSGALSMDGLGNSAANAAGTVDQTFTAILDPIDQAKLAQNQMKVGMGELGEQVQIALLPTFEAASKAISSLTEWFRGLSDEQKQTIVKVAGIIAAVGPLLVVLGTVMGSVTKIITGVKMLGTVLGFLTSPFGLIVIAIAAFIAGLVWAYNNVEWFRDGVNSAFSWIGDFASKIFTSMMDLIGSKIDGIKQYFGGLIDFLTGVFTGNWSKAWDGIKDIFQGVMKMLPNGMKAPINAMIGMINGFIGGLSKIKIPKWVPGIGGKGFSIPQIPMLASGGHLLNGQAIVGEAGPELLSNRGGKTTVTPLNENEKKKGITGKLEGGTVEQHIHIGAVNTNSMNEVDRLNRNIAKASKKSRFALGGA